Sequence from the Acidobacteriota bacterium genome:
GCCCGCGCCGGTGGCGTCCGATCCCGATCCGGAGTGGCTCCACCTGGCGGCGATGGGGGCGAGGGAGATCGCCGCCGGCGAGGCGGCCTGGCTGTTGCCCCGGCTGCGGGCCGGCGTCGAACGAGCGCCCTCCGGGCGCGCCGAGGCGCTGGCGCGCTGCCATCTCGCGCTTCGCTGGACGGCGTCGATCTTCCCGCGGGGCGGTCCCCCGCCGGTGGTCATCGCCGCCGCGCAGGGGTTCGCGCGCCTCGTGCTGCGGCACCCCGGCTGGCTGCCGCTGGTGGAGGCGACGCTGGAGGCTCTCGAGCGGGACGAGTTGCCGGAGCCGGCAGATCCGCCGCGCCGCGATTCGTGGACCCCCCCGGACTCCGCGCGCCGCACCGCAGCCGCCGGGGCCAAACCGTCCCCGCCCGGACCCGAAGGAGCTCCCCATGTCCCGTACTGACCTGCTGGTGATCGCGCCCGGCAACGGGCGGCTGATCTATCAGGAACTGGCCCAGGAGTACGCGGCGATCGAGCCGCCGATCTGGGCCGGGATGCTCGCCAACTCCGCGCGGCACGCCGGCTACGAGGTGGCGATCGTCGATCAGGAGGCGCAGGGGTTCTCGGCCGAGAAGGTCGCCGCCGAGGCGGCCACGCACGATCCGCGGCTGATCGCGATCGTCGTCTACGGCCAGCAGCCCTCCGCGTCGACGCAGACGATGACGGCCGCGGGCGAGGTCGCGGCGGCGCTGCGGCGGGCCGGAGCCGACGCGCCGGTCGTGCTGTTGGGTGGCCATCCCTCGGCGCTCCCGGAGCGCAGCTTGCTCGAGACCGAGGTCGACGCGGTGTGCCAGGGGGAAGGGCCGCACACGCTGCGGGCCCTGCTCGCGCTCGACGATCCGGCCGACCGCCGCCGCTGGCACGAGGTGCCGGGGCTCTGGTACCGCTCCGACGGGGGCGTGAGCTCGAATCCCCGCGCACCGCTGATCCCGGCGGAGGAGCTTCCGGAGCTGCTTCCCGGCGTCGCCTGGGACCTGCTGCCGATGGAGCGCTACCGGGCGCACAACTGGCACTGCTTCGGGCACCTCGACCGGCGCACGCCGTACGGCTCGATCTACACCAGCCTCGGCTGTCCCTACCGCTGCGCCTTCTGCTGTATCAACGCGCCGTTCGGCAAGTCGTCATTCCGCTACTGGCCGCCCGAGTTCACCGTCGCGCAGATCAAGCGGCTGCGCGCGGAGTACGGCGTGCGCAACCTCAAGATCGCGGACGAGATGTTCGTGCTCAACGAGAGGCACTACCTCGCGATCTGCGAGGGGATCGTCCGCGAGGGGATCGACGACCTCAACATCTGGGCCTACGCGCGCGTCGACACGGTCAAGAGCGAGCCGCTGGCGCTGATGCGCCGGGCCGGCGTTCGCTGGCTCTGCCTCGGCATCGAGTCGGCGAGCCGCTTCGTCCGCGACGGCGTGCGCAAGGGGAAGTTCGGCCGCGAGCAGATCTTCGACACCGTGAAGCGGATCCGCGACGCCGGCATCTACGTCATCGGCAACTACATCTTCGGCCTGCCGGACGACACGTTCGACTCGATGCAGGAGACGCTCGACGTCGCGATGGAGCTGAACTGCGAGATGGCGAACTTCTACTGCGCCACCGCCTATCCCGGCTCGGCGCTCTACGAGCGGGCCGTCAAAGAGGGCTGGCCGCTGCCGGAGGAGTGGCACCACTACTCGCAGCACTCGCGCTGGTCGAAGCCGCTCCCGACCGAGACGCTCAGCGGCGAGCAGGTGCTCGCCTTCCGCGACTGGGCCTGGCAGGTCTACTTCACCAACCCGCGCTACCTCGAGATGGTCCGCCGCACGTTCGGGATCGTGACGGTGCGGCACATCCGGAAGCTGACCGCGATCCGCCTGGAGCGCGAGCACCTCTGGACGCCGGAGGGAGAGGAGACGCCCCGTGTCGAACAGATCGCTTGAGAAGCTGCAGGAAAAGGCTCGCTGGGTACGGCGCACCGTGCTCGAGATGGCGGTGAACGCGAAGAGCGGCCACGTCACGTCGGCCTTCTCGCAGACGGAGCTCTTGGTCGCGCTCTACCACGGGGGGATCCTGCGCGTGCGGCCGGACGAGCCGGACTGGCCCGACCGCGACCGCTTCATCCTCAGCAAGGGGCAGGGGGGCATCGGCCTCTACCCGGTGCTGGCCGATCTCGGCTTCTTCCCGAGAGAGGAGCTGGAGCTGTTCACCCAGCGCGGGAGCCAGCTCGGGGTGCACTGCGAGTGGCACGTGCCGGGGATCGAGACCGTCTCCGGCTCGCTGGGTCACGGGCTGCCGGTGGCGACCGGGATGGCGGAGGCGGCGCGCCGGGACGGCAAGCGCCACCTCGTCGTGCTGATCACGGGCGACGCCGAGCTGTACGAGGGCTCGAACTGGGAGGCGGCGATCGTCGCCGGCGCGCGCCGCTACGACAACCTGGTGCTGATCGTCGATCGCAACGGCCAGGGCGTGCTCGGCCACACCGACCCGCGCGACGATGCCTACCTCGACTGGAGCAGCGACGGGCCGGCGCTCGAGCCGCTGGCGGCGAAGTTCGCCGCGTGCGGCTGGGAGACGAACGAGATCGACGGCCACGACTTCGGCGCGATCTTCGGCGCCCTGGACGGCATCCGCGAGCGGAAGGGGCGCGGCCCGCTCGCCGTCGTGGCGCGGACCGTGAAGGGGAAGGGCGTGCCGTTCCTGGAGAACGAGCGCCGCTGGCACTACAGGGTGCCGGAAGGCGAGGAGCTGGAGATCGCGCGCCGGGCGCTCGCCTGAGCCGCCGGGGTCGACGGGAGAACGCCATGGGCAAGCCGAAGATCGGGATGAGGGACGCCTTCTTCAACGCTCTGTACGAGATCGCGCGGAACGACCGGGACGTCTACATCGTCAGCGCCGACAACGGCGCGCCGACGATCGACCAGTTCGCGTCCAACCTGCGCGACCAGTTCATCCAGGTCGGGATCGCCGAGCAGCAGATGATCGGGATGGCGGCCGGCCTCGCGCTCGAGGGGAAGAAGGTCTACACCTACGCCATCTGTCCCTTCATCACGGCGCGCGTCTACGAGCAGATCAAGATCGACGTCTGCGCGCAGAACCTCCAGGTGACGAT
This genomic interval carries:
- a CDS encoding radical SAM protein: MSRTDLLVIAPGNGRLIYQELAQEYAAIEPPIWAGMLANSARHAGYEVAIVDQEAQGFSAEKVAAEAATHDPRLIAIVVYGQQPSASTQTMTAAGEVAAALRRAGADAPVVLLGGHPSALPERSLLETEVDAVCQGEGPHTLRALLALDDPADRRRWHEVPGLWYRSDGGVSSNPRAPLIPAEELPELLPGVAWDLLPMERYRAHNWHCFGHLDRRTPYGSIYTSLGCPYRCAFCCINAPFGKSSFRYWPPEFTVAQIKRLRAEYGVRNLKIADEMFVLNERHYLAICEGIVREGIDDLNIWAYARVDTVKSEPLALMRRAGVRWLCLGIESASRFVRDGVRKGKFGREQIFDTVKRIRDAGIYVIGNYIFGLPDDTFDSMQETLDVAMELNCEMANFYCATAYPGSALYERAVKEGWPLPEEWHHYSQHSRWSKPLPTETLSGEQVLAFRDWAWQVYFTNPRYLEMVRRTFGIVTVRHIRKLTAIRLEREHLWTPEGEETPRVEQIA
- a CDS encoding transketolase, with protein sequence MAVNAKSGHVTSAFSQTELLVALYHGGILRVRPDEPDWPDRDRFILSKGQGGIGLYPVLADLGFFPREELELFTQRGSQLGVHCEWHVPGIETVSGSLGHGLPVATGMAEAARRDGKRHLVVLITGDAELYEGSNWEAAIVAGARRYDNLVLIVDRNGQGVLGHTDPRDDAYLDWSSDGPALEPLAAKFAACGWETNEIDGHDFGAIFGALDGIRERKGRGPLAVVARTVKGKGVPFLENERRWHYRVPEGEELEIARRALA